A genomic segment from Pseudomonas mendocina encodes:
- a CDS encoding acyl-CoA dehydrogenase family protein, translating into MSSLSELDCQRLAPITANEAFQALLVDIRERAQREEFDQQRYISDDVIERFKELGVYRALVPTRFGGEQRSPMEFCEMVEEISAADGSAGWVASFGMNPVYLAALPRATLEKLYANGPDVVFAGGIFPPQPADLHDGGFKVSGRWRFSSGCKGASLIGVGISPKNGETLGLPRLAVMPREKVTIEETWNVVGLIGTGSHDVVIDGVVVPEEWTFVRGGASNLDEPMFRYPSLSFATQVLSVVGLGVARAALDYLCGMASGRFSVTGAPALADRPLAQMQMAKAEAELRAARAWFYEAMESAWNSVVAGNPVSIEQTNLLRLSSTHATRVSAEVARTAQMLSGMTGVYRDNPLSRFVNDTLVITQHAFMGDMTYQNAGAIFFGNKPLPGYL; encoded by the coding sequence ATGTCTTCCCTAAGCGAGCTGGATTGCCAGCGCCTTGCCCCGATTACCGCAAATGAAGCCTTTCAGGCGCTGCTGGTCGATATCCGTGAGCGCGCCCAGCGTGAGGAATTCGATCAGCAGCGATACATCTCCGATGACGTGATCGAGCGTTTCAAGGAGCTGGGCGTCTACCGCGCCCTGGTGCCTACCCGCTTTGGCGGTGAGCAGCGCAGTCCCATGGAGTTCTGCGAGATGGTGGAGGAAATCTCCGCCGCCGACGGTTCCGCCGGTTGGGTCGCCAGCTTCGGTATGAACCCGGTCTACCTGGCAGCACTGCCCCGGGCAACACTGGAGAAGCTCTATGCCAATGGCCCGGACGTCGTATTTGCCGGCGGTATTTTCCCTCCGCAGCCGGCTGATCTGCATGACGGAGGCTTCAAGGTCAGTGGCCGCTGGCGCTTCTCCAGTGGCTGCAAGGGCGCGAGCCTGATCGGTGTCGGCATCAGCCCGAAGAACGGCGAGACGCTGGGCCTGCCGCGCCTGGCAGTGATGCCGAGGGAGAAGGTGACGATCGAGGAAACCTGGAACGTGGTTGGCCTGATCGGTACCGGCAGCCATGACGTGGTGATCGATGGCGTGGTGGTGCCCGAGGAGTGGACGTTCGTCCGCGGCGGCGCTTCCAACCTCGATGAGCCGATGTTCCGCTACCCCTCGCTGTCTTTCGCCACGCAGGTGCTGTCCGTGGTTGGCCTGGGCGTGGCTCGTGCTGCCCTGGACTACCTCTGCGGCATGGCCAGTGGGCGTTTCTCCGTCACCGGGGCGCCGGCCCTGGCCGACCGCCCGCTGGCGCAGATGCAGATGGCCAAGGCCGAAGCGGAACTGCGCGCCGCTCGTGCCTGGTTCTACGAAGCCATGGAAAGCGCCTGGAACAGCGTGGTTGCCGGCAACCCGGTGAGCATCGAGCAGACCAACCTGCTGCGCCTGTCCTCGACCCACGCCACCCGTGTCTCGGCCGAAGTGGCGCGCACCGCACAGATGCTCTCGGGGATGACCGGTGTCTATCGCGACAACCCCCTGTCGCGCTTCGTCAACGACACCCTGGTGATCACCCAGCACGCCTTCATGGGCGACATGACCTACCAGAACGCCGGCGCAATCTTCTTCGGCAACAAGCCGCTGCCTGGCTACCTGTGA
- a CDS encoding OprD family porin has protein sequence MFQNNWLAGSMGAVGLMGMFASISAQADFIDDRQVSLGLRNFYIDRDFKQHDAPKSRVGSWTQGFDFRAISGYTEGTVQFGLDVSAQYAYRLDGGGGRGPDTIIPYDDSKGEQVRDYGRAALTAKVRYSKTELKIGEHRPTLPVAFYDDSRQLITTYHGFMLESREVDKLTLTAGRFTEISSRESSNREKMYLFNGPDIQRRSDGLNFAGATYAFTPSLSATYFYGQLEDIYQQQYLGATHNADLGNGFGLKTDLRYFDNREDGKALYGDIDNRSYGAMTTLRKGAHAIGVGYQRMLGDSTFPTLNGYAPQPYLVNWSTVAFVKPNESSWQLRYDLDFASYGVPGLKLMTRYMRGTGIDRGNNDLDQNVESERNIFLSYVVQSGPLKGVGFEWRNIDVKTRYGNGAASGADYKENRLITSYTFKF, from the coding sequence ATGTTCCAGAACAACTGGCTGGCCGGCAGCATGGGCGCTGTTGGCCTGATGGGCATGTTCGCGTCGATTTCCGCCCAAGCGGACTTTATCGATGATCGACAAGTCAGTCTTGGCTTGCGCAACTTCTATATCGACCGTGACTTCAAACAGCACGACGCGCCCAAATCGCGTGTTGGCAGTTGGACTCAGGGTTTCGACTTTCGCGCTATTTCCGGATATACCGAAGGCACTGTGCAATTCGGTCTCGATGTATCTGCGCAATATGCCTATCGCCTCGATGGCGGTGGTGGCCGCGGCCCGGACACCATCATTCCCTACGATGACAGCAAGGGCGAACAGGTTCGCGATTACGGCCGCGCCGCGCTGACCGCCAAGGTGCGCTACTCCAAGACCGAGTTGAAGATCGGCGAACATCGTCCGACGCTGCCGGTGGCTTTCTACGACGACTCGCGGCAACTGATCACCACCTACCACGGCTTCATGCTGGAGTCGCGCGAGGTGGACAAGCTGACCCTCACCGCCGGCCGCTTCACCGAGATCAGCAGCCGTGAATCGTCCAACCGCGAGAAGATGTACCTGTTCAACGGGCCGGACATCCAACGCCGCAGCGATGGTCTGAATTTCGCCGGTGCCACCTATGCCTTCACCCCGTCGCTGTCGGCGACCTACTTCTACGGCCAGCTGGAAGACATCTATCAGCAGCAGTACCTCGGTGCCACGCACAATGCCGACCTGGGCAACGGCTTCGGGCTGAAGACCGACCTGCGCTACTTCGACAACCGTGAAGACGGCAAGGCGCTCTACGGCGACATCGACAACCGCTCCTACGGCGCCATGACCACTCTACGCAAGGGCGCCCACGCCATCGGTGTCGGCTACCAGCGCATGCTCGGCGACAGTACCTTCCCCACCCTCAACGGCTATGCGCCGCAGCCGTATCTGGTGAACTGGTCCACCGTGGCCTTCGTCAAGCCCAACGAGAGTTCCTGGCAACTGCGCTATGACCTGGACTTCGCCAGCTATGGCGTGCCCGGCTTGAAGCTGATGACCCGCTACATGCGCGGCACTGGTATAGACCGTGGCAACAACGATCTGGATCAGAACGTCGAGAGCGAACGCAACATCTTCCTCAGCTACGTGGTGCAGAGCGGCCCGCTCAAGGGCGTGGGCTTCGAGTGGCGCAACATCGACGTGAAGACCCGCTACGGCAACGGCGCGGCTTCGGGGGCTGACTACAAGGAGAACCGCCTGATCACCTCCTACACCTTCAAGTTCTGA
- a CDS encoding ABC transporter substrate-binding protein, with protein sequence MHFKRAVSTLLLSAVCASFAQAEVKVGVITSSTGPIALVGLPQKNSVPLLPTQAGDQQVKYIALDDGSDPTATVKALKKLISEENVDAIIGPSGSPNAMGVIQFVAEAGVPLLAPVGTAAVVLPMTEQKKWVFKTTQNDDLIAKALVEDMQARGVKTLGFIGTADPYGENWSKVMGTLAAEHGIKMLASERFQRQDTSVTGQSLKILASRPDAVLVAAPGSSAVLPQTTLFDQGYRGQMYQTHGAALPDFLRLGGKKVEGTILAASLMLVLDQMPDSHPSKAIAGDYVEAYEKLNGSKPATFGANTYDAGLLLQQAIPAAAAKAQPGTPEFRAALRDALEATHEFAATQGVYTMSPEDHSGFDERGRELIQVKNGTWTLLKGN encoded by the coding sequence ATGCACTTCAAACGAGCTGTGTCCACCCTCCTCCTCAGCGCCGTCTGCGCTTCCTTCGCACAAGCCGAGGTAAAGGTGGGTGTCATCACCTCCTCTACCGGCCCCATCGCACTGGTCGGGCTACCGCAGAAGAACTCCGTCCCGCTGCTGCCCACTCAGGCCGGCGACCAGCAGGTGAAGTACATCGCCCTGGATGACGGCAGCGACCCCACCGCCACCGTGAAGGCGCTGAAGAAGCTGATCAGCGAGGAAAACGTCGACGCCATCATCGGCCCAAGCGGCTCGCCCAACGCCATGGGCGTGATTCAGTTCGTCGCCGAGGCCGGCGTGCCATTGCTGGCACCGGTCGGCACCGCCGCCGTGGTGCTGCCAATGACCGAGCAGAAGAAGTGGGTGTTCAAGACCACGCAGAACGACGACCTGATCGCCAAGGCGCTGGTCGAGGACATGCAGGCGCGCGGGGTGAAGACGCTCGGCTTCATCGGTACAGCCGATCCCTACGGCGAGAACTGGTCGAAGGTGATGGGCACGCTGGCCGCCGAACACGGCATCAAGATGCTGGCCAGCGAACGCTTCCAGCGCCAGGACACCTCGGTGACCGGGCAGAGCCTGAAGATTCTCGCCTCGCGTCCCGACGCCGTACTGGTGGCCGCGCCAGGCAGCTCGGCGGTTCTGCCGCAAACCACCCTGTTCGACCAGGGCTACCGTGGCCAGATGTACCAGACCCACGGCGCCGCGCTGCCGGACTTCCTCAGGCTCGGCGGCAAGAAGGTCGAAGGCACCATCCTCGCTGCCAGCCTGATGCTGGTGCTCGACCAGATGCCCGACAGCCATCCGTCCAAGGCCATCGCCGGTGATTACGTGGAGGCCTACGAGAAGCTCAACGGCAGCAAGCCGGCCACCTTCGGCGCCAACACCTATGACGCCGGGCTGCTGCTGCAACAGGCGATTCCGGCTGCCGCCGCCAAGGCGCAACCCGGCACGCCCGAGTTCCGCGCTGCCCTGCGCGATGCGCTGGAGGCGACCCACGAGTTCGCCGCCACCCAGGGCGTCTACACCATGAGCCCCGAGGATCACAGCGGCTTCGACGAGCGTGGTCGCGAGCTGATCCAGGTGAAGAACGGCACCTGGACGCTGCTCAAAGGCAACTGA
- a CDS encoding nuclear transport factor 2 family protein: MSRSLEARLRQLESENAVRACMNRYMVLCDALDARTPLDELAELFSADAIWEGKGAKYAQSFGGYRGREAIRAMFAGYMTEPAHFALNVHFLCSELIHVEGDEASGSWVMLQTSTFASGASHLNAARLTVKFREEEGTWRMAHFQTENLFSRPVDTWNSSAHLPVPGNT; encoded by the coding sequence ATGAGCCGATCCCTCGAAGCCCGCCTGCGCCAGCTGGAAAGCGAGAATGCCGTGCGTGCCTGCATGAACCGCTACATGGTGCTGTGCGACGCGCTCGATGCGCGCACCCCGCTGGACGAGCTGGCCGAGCTGTTCAGCGCCGACGCCATCTGGGAAGGCAAGGGCGCCAAGTACGCCCAGAGCTTCGGCGGCTACCGGGGGCGTGAGGCGATCCGCGCGATGTTCGCCGGCTACATGACCGAGCCTGCCCACTTCGCTCTCAACGTGCATTTTCTCTGTTCGGAGCTGATCCACGTGGAGGGCGACGAGGCCAGCGGCAGTTGGGTGATGTTGCAGACCTCCACCTTCGCCAGCGGTGCCTCGCACCTCAACGCCGCGCGGCTGACGGTGAAGTTCCGCGAGGAGGAGGGCACCTGGCGCATGGCGCACTTCCAGACCGAGAACCTGTTCAGCCGCCCCGTGGATACCTGGAACAGCAGCGCGCACCTACCGGTGCCGGGCAATACGTAG
- a CDS encoding SDR family NAD(P)-dependent oxidoreductase — MTQVALVTGAAQGLGLSIANRLFAAGYAVVITDLSLESAQAAADRLDPSGQRSLALQLDVASKADFKDALAAVLARWDALHVVVNSAAMTRTTPVMQISPEEFDQVMSLNTRSIFLGCQVFGGHMAGAGYGRIINMASLAGQNGGTATGAHYAASKGAIVTLTKIFAKELAAAGVTVNAIAPGPIESPAVHAAVPPERMAGLLANIPVKRLGDADFLGDLVVQLVRPEAYFTTGATWDVNGGLFMR; from the coding sequence ATGACTCAGGTAGCCCTCGTCACCGGCGCCGCCCAGGGCCTCGGTCTGTCCATCGCCAACCGTCTGTTCGCAGCCGGTTACGCGGTGGTGATCACCGATCTGTCGCTGGAAAGTGCCCAGGCCGCCGCCGACCGTCTCGACCCGAGCGGTCAGCGCAGCCTGGCGCTGCAACTCGACGTTGCCAGCAAGGCCGACTTCAAGGACGCGCTGGCCGCCGTTCTGGCCCGTTGGGACGCGCTGCACGTGGTGGTCAACAGTGCCGCGATGACGCGCACCACGCCAGTCATGCAGATCAGTCCGGAAGAGTTCGATCAGGTCATGAGCCTCAACACCCGCAGCATCTTCCTCGGTTGCCAGGTGTTCGGCGGGCACATGGCCGGCGCCGGCTACGGGCGCATCATCAACATGGCTTCGCTGGCCGGGCAGAACGGCGGCACCGCCACGGGGGCGCACTACGCCGCCTCCAAGGGCGCCATCGTCACCCTGACCAAGATCTTCGCCAAGGAGCTGGCGGCCGCCGGCGTGACGGTCAACGCCATCGCCCCCGGTCCCATCGAGTCGCCTGCCGTGCATGCGGCAGTGCCGCCGGAGCGCATGGCCGGGCTGCTGGCCAATATCCCGGTGAAGCGCCTCGGCGATGCCGATTTCCTCGGTGACCTGGTGGTGCAGCTGGTGCGCCCGGAAGCCTACTTCACCACCGGGGCGACCTGGGATGTGAACGGCGGCCTGTTCATGCGCTGA
- a CDS encoding aromatic-ring-hydroxylating dioxygenase subunit beta gives MNLELLNHVSAFIWQEADMLDHGDFDAWLNLWADKGTYIIPIDPNETDFENTLNYAYDDHHMRQLRVQRLIGGESISTSPRARTVRSLSRFRVLGEEDGVVTVRCAQNLREFRKDVLKHYTADVTFQLKRDGDSFKIQRKLIQLINSTDTLAGIGYIL, from the coding sequence ATGAATCTTGAACTGCTCAACCACGTCAGCGCCTTCATCTGGCAGGAAGCGGACATGCTCGACCACGGCGACTTCGACGCCTGGCTGAACCTGTGGGCCGACAAGGGCACCTACATCATCCCGATCGACCCCAACGAGACCGATTTCGAGAACACCCTCAACTACGCCTACGACGACCACCACATGCGCCAGTTGCGTGTGCAGCGCCTGATCGGCGGCGAGTCCATCTCCACCAGCCCGCGTGCCCGCACCGTGCGCAGCCTGTCGCGCTTTCGCGTACTCGGCGAGGAAGACGGCGTGGTTACCGTGCGCTGCGCGCAGAACCTGCGCGAGTTCCGCAAGGACGTGCTCAAGCACTACACCGCGGATGTCACCTTCCAGCTCAAGCGCGACGGCGACAGCTTCAAGATCCAGCGCAAGCTGATCCAGTTGATCAACTCCACCGATACTCTCGCCGGTATCGGCTACATCCTGTGA
- a CDS encoding PDR/VanB family oxidoreductase encodes MTEQVLNLVVRKRQEQGEGVVILDLADPTGSNLPTFEAGAHVDIHLKPGLVRQYSLCGDPANASVYRLGVLRDPASRGGSLAVHELLTEGASVSVGTPRNLFPLAAGASHSILIGGGIGITPMIAMAHQLTAQDSPFELHYCGRSRQRTAFLDELAGADFAACVRTHFDDEGDAQKLDLPAVLGQPGAGVHVYVCGPSGFMDWVIDGARKAGYAEEHIHREYFQVEVDASGDSFEVVAQRSGKTVQVAEGQTIIDALATVGIKVEISCEQGVCGTCLCDVLEGEPDHRDVYLTDDEKAANDQILVCCSRAKSKKLVLDI; translated from the coding sequence ATGACTGAGCAAGTGTTGAACCTGGTGGTACGCAAGCGGCAGGAGCAAGGCGAGGGCGTAGTGATCCTCGACCTCGCCGATCCGACGGGCAGCAATCTGCCGACCTTCGAGGCCGGTGCCCATGTCGATATCCACCTCAAGCCCGGCCTTGTACGCCAGTATTCGCTCTGCGGTGACCCGGCCAACGCCAGCGTCTACCGCCTGGGTGTGCTGCGTGACCCGGCTTCGCGCGGTGGCTCGCTGGCGGTTCACGAGCTGCTCACCGAGGGCGCCAGCGTCAGCGTCGGCACGCCGCGCAACCTGTTTCCCCTGGCCGCTGGCGCCAGCCATTCGATCCTTATCGGCGGTGGCATCGGCATCACCCCGATGATCGCCATGGCGCACCAGTTGACGGCTCAGGACAGCCCGTTCGAGCTGCACTACTGCGGGCGTTCGCGCCAGCGTACGGCCTTCCTCGACGAACTGGCGGGCGCCGATTTCGCTGCCTGCGTACGCACCCACTTCGATGATGAAGGCGATGCGCAGAAGCTCGACCTGCCGGCCGTGCTCGGCCAGCCAGGCGCCGGTGTGCACGTCTACGTGTGCGGCCCGTCCGGCTTCATGGACTGGGTCATCGACGGTGCACGCAAAGCTGGTTACGCCGAGGAACACATCCACCGCGAGTACTTCCAGGTGGAAGTCGATGCCAGCGGCGACAGCTTCGAGGTGGTGGCGCAGCGCAGCGGCAAGACCGTTCAGGTTGCCGAAGGCCAGACCATCATCGATGCCCTCGCCACCGTCGGCATCAAGGTGGAAATCTCCTGCGAGCAGGGCGTCTGTGGCACCTGTCTGTGCGACGTGCTGGAAGGCGAACCGGATCACCGCGACGTCTACCTCACCGATGACGAGAAGGCCGCCAACGACCAGATCCTGGTCTGCTGTTCGCGCGCCAAGTCGAAAAAACTGGTGCTGGACATCTAG
- a CDS encoding aromatic ring-hydroxylating oxygenase subunit alpha, which produces MTNLIETVNLASSPADLVLHDRVHTSLYTDARIFDEELEKVFYSTWVWVAHASEIPDNGSYKSTYIGKQPVIVVRDRKKDVHVLLNRCRHRGATVCEHKKGKTNSFVCPYHGWSYALDGSLRGVPHPESYADCLDKGELPLVSLRVEQYNGMIFATFKDDIEPLADFLGAAKKWIDLFMKQGAGYGVKVSGEHRFRFPGNWKIQLENTTDAYHFPLVHKSFLSSVDEQTLELFDFVEGPGYVEDLGNGHSVMVMIPDLVDLEADLDKPIPERFEALAQELRDEGIEEQQVRRIVRAVGGSGFNLNLFPNVACSMAFFRVLQPVSVNETEIHHAVITMDGGPAVANRYRLRLHEHFQGPMGFGTPDDSEAWERVQKGAQAGSDLWIMLNRGLPGEKPSEDGLVSDVSAETGMRAAYQQWKKMMSA; this is translated from the coding sequence GTGACCAACCTGATCGAAACCGTGAACCTGGCCAGCTCGCCGGCCGACCTGGTGCTGCACGACCGCGTGCACACCTCCCTGTACACCGATGCGCGCATCTTCGACGAAGAGCTGGAGAAGGTCTTCTACAGCACCTGGGTGTGGGTGGCGCACGCCAGCGAGATTCCCGACAACGGCAGCTACAAGAGCACCTACATCGGCAAGCAGCCGGTGATCGTCGTGCGCGACCGCAAGAAGGACGTGCACGTGCTGCTCAACCGCTGCCGCCACCGTGGCGCCACCGTCTGCGAGCACAAGAAGGGCAAGACCAACAGCTTCGTCTGCCCCTACCACGGTTGGAGCTACGCCCTCGACGGCAGCCTGCGCGGCGTGCCGCACCCGGAGAGCTACGCCGACTGCCTGGACAAGGGCGAGCTGCCACTGGTCAGCCTGCGCGTCGAGCAATACAACGGCATGATCTTCGCCACCTTCAAGGACGACATCGAGCCGCTGGCAGACTTCCTCGGCGCGGCGAAGAAATGGATCGACCTGTTCATGAAGCAGGGCGCGGGCTACGGCGTGAAGGTCTCCGGCGAGCATCGTTTCCGTTTCCCCGGCAACTGGAAGATCCAGCTGGAGAACACCACCGACGCCTACCACTTCCCGTTGGTGCACAAGTCGTTCCTGTCCTCGGTGGACGAGCAGACCCTGGAGCTGTTCGATTTCGTCGAAGGCCCCGGCTACGTCGAGGATCTCGGCAACGGCCACAGCGTGATGGTGATGATCCCGGACTTGGTGGATCTGGAAGCCGACCTCGACAAGCCGATCCCCGAGCGCTTCGAGGCGCTGGCCCAGGAGTTGCGCGACGAAGGCATCGAGGAACAGCAGGTACGGCGCATCGTCCGCGCCGTCGGCGGTTCGGGTTTCAACCTCAACCTGTTCCCCAACGTCGCCTGCTCCATGGCCTTCTTCCGCGTGCTGCAGCCGGTTTCGGTGAACGAGACCGAGATCCACCACGCGGTGATCACCATGGACGGCGGTCCGGCCGTGGCCAATCGCTACCGCCTGCGCCTGCACGAGCACTTCCAGGGCCCGATGGGCTTCGGCACCCCTGACGATTCCGAGGCCTGGGAGCGTGTGCAGAAGGGCGCCCAGGCCGGCAGCGACCTGTGGATCATGCTCAACCGCGGCCTGCCCGGCGAGAAGCCGAGCGAGGACGGCTTGGTCAGCGACGTGAGCGCCGAGACCGGCATGCGCGCGGCCTACCAGCAGTGGAAAAAGATGATGTCGGCCTGA
- a CDS encoding amidase — MAIVVEKLKLGGQGPRVMVKDTIDVAGHPTRASSRALEHAPDAERHADVVQAMLDAGCQLLGKTSLHELAFGTTGLNAWIGTAENPRYPGRIPGGSSSGSAAAVAAGLCDFSLGTDTGGSVRIPAACCGVFGLKPSFGRVSRAGVMPTQTSLDCVGPFAADIDTLITAMQVIDPSFKVLPGVNGIRIGVVPVQAHPEVQAVVDAVLEASAFELYEAPLPGMPAAYDAGLAVINRETWNACGHLVDSGLVGADVAGRLLAARDTRDAVLADAERCRAAFTAEVDAALAQYPILALPTMPDYPALVADAADTRAAIGITAFVRPFNLTGHPALSIPFEGASKLPVGLQLVAAKGADELLLAVARELLQRLEQ; from the coding sequence ATGGCGATAGTGGTCGAGAAGCTGAAGCTCGGTGGGCAAGGCCCCCGTGTGATGGTGAAAGACACCATCGATGTGGCTGGCCATCCCACCCGTGCTTCCAGTCGTGCTCTTGAGCATGCGCCGGATGCCGAGCGCCACGCCGACGTGGTTCAGGCGATGCTCGATGCCGGTTGCCAACTGCTTGGTAAGACCAGCCTGCATGAGCTGGCCTTCGGTACTACCGGACTCAATGCCTGGATCGGTACAGCGGAGAATCCGCGTTATCCCGGACGCATTCCCGGCGGCTCCTCCAGCGGTTCGGCGGCTGCCGTCGCTGCTGGTCTGTGCGATTTCTCCCTGGGTACCGACACCGGTGGCTCGGTGCGTATTCCTGCTGCCTGCTGTGGCGTGTTCGGTCTCAAGCCCAGCTTTGGCCGGGTCAGCCGCGCCGGGGTGATGCCAACGCAGACCTCGCTGGACTGCGTCGGCCCGTTTGCCGCCGATATCGACACGCTGATCACGGCGATGCAGGTCATCGATCCTTCCTTCAAGGTACTGCCGGGCGTGAATGGCATTCGCATCGGCGTGGTGCCGGTGCAGGCTCACCCGGAGGTGCAGGCCGTTGTGGATGCGGTGCTCGAAGCTTCGGCTTTCGAACTGTACGAGGCACCCTTGCCCGGCATGCCGGCGGCCTACGACGCCGGCCTGGCGGTGATCAACCGGGAAACCTGGAATGCCTGCGGGCACCTGGTGGACAGCGGCCTGGTCGGCGCCGACGTCGCTGGCCGGTTGCTGGCCGCGCGCGACACCCGCGACGCGGTTCTGGCCGACGCCGAACGCTGCCGCGCTGCCTTCACCGCCGAGGTGGACGCCGCCCTGGCGCAGTACCCGATTCTCGCTCTGCCGACCATGCCGGATTACCCGGCACTCGTTGCAGACGCTGCCGATACCCGCGCGGCCATCGGCATAACCGCTTTCGTACGCCCCTTCAACCTGACTGGCCACCCGGCATTGAGCATCCCTTTCGAAGGGGCTTCGAAGTTGCCGGTGGGACTACAACTGGTCGCCGCCAAAGGCGCGGACGAACTGCTTCTGGCAGTCGCCCGCGAATTGCTGCAGCGCCTCGAACAATAA
- a CDS encoding flavin reductase, with amino-acid sequence MVDTTGFRNAMALLGGAVSVITTDGAAGRWGFTASAVCSVTDQPPTLLVCMNRSSFSNGHFKQNGVLSVNVLSAELKDISGVFANRELDSDQRFAQASWSTLESGAPLLDDALVNFDCRIAQAHEVGSHTIFYCEVLGIRNGKNQDGLVYFNRAYHRLGEQSRSAC; translated from the coding sequence ATGGTCGACACCACAGGTTTCCGTAATGCCATGGCGCTGCTGGGCGGCGCCGTTTCAGTGATCACCACCGACGGTGCAGCCGGGCGCTGGGGCTTTACCGCCTCGGCCGTATGCAGCGTCACCGACCAGCCGCCGACACTGCTGGTATGCATGAATCGTTCATCTTTCTCCAATGGCCACTTCAAGCAGAACGGCGTGCTCAGCGTGAACGTGCTGAGCGCCGAGCTGAAGGACATTTCCGGCGTGTTCGCCAACCGCGAGCTGGACTCCGACCAGCGTTTTGCCCAGGCCAGCTGGAGCACCCTGGAAAGCGGCGCGCCGCTGCTGGACGACGCCCTGGTCAATTTCGATTGCCGCATCGCCCAGGCCCATGAGGTGGGTTCGCACACCATCTTCTATTGCGAGGTGCTGGGTATTCGTAACGGTAAGAACCAGGACGGCCTGGTGTATTTCAACCGTGCCTATCACCGCTTGGGCGAGCAGTCGCGTTCGGCCTGCTGA
- a CDS encoding branched-chain amino acid ABC transporter permease has protein sequence MNFQIALLLGQDGITNGAIYALLALSILLVFTVTRILLIPLGEFVTYGALTMAALQAGQPTALVWLLLALTLADCAMDLYDATRASRSFRFPKRIVLKLAYALAMVGLIRSLPLAELPMALQALLTLALVVPLGPQLYRLVFQPLASASALVLLIVSIAVHVAMVGVALLLFGPEGARTQPFSEAGLTLGPVTFNSQTLWVIAVSLALIISLFLFFERSLYGKALRATAVNRMGARLMGISPNLAGKATFALATFIGALSGILIAPITTLYFDSGFVISLKGFVGAIIGGLVSYPAAALGALAVGLIEAFSMFWASTYKEIIVFTLIIPFLLWRSLTSRHVEDDE, from the coding sequence ATGAATTTCCAGATTGCCCTGCTGCTCGGCCAGGACGGCATCACCAACGGCGCCATCTACGCGCTGCTGGCGTTGTCGATCCTGCTGGTCTTCACCGTGACGCGCATCCTGCTGATCCCGCTGGGTGAGTTCGTCACCTACGGTGCGCTGACCATGGCCGCCCTGCAGGCCGGCCAGCCTACCGCGCTGGTCTGGCTACTACTGGCGCTGACCCTGGCCGACTGCGCCATGGATCTGTACGACGCCACTCGCGCCAGCCGCAGTTTCCGCTTCCCGAAGCGCATCGTGCTCAAGCTCGCCTATGCCCTGGCCATGGTCGGCCTGATTCGCAGCCTGCCGCTGGCGGAGCTACCCATGGCATTACAGGCCCTGCTCACCCTGGCGCTGGTGGTACCGCTCGGCCCGCAGCTCTATCGCCTGGTGTTCCAGCCGCTGGCTTCGGCCAGTGCCCTGGTGCTGCTGATCGTCTCCATCGCCGTGCACGTGGCCATGGTCGGTGTCGCCCTGCTGCTGTTCGGCCCGGAAGGCGCACGCACCCAGCCCTTCTCCGAAGCCGGCCTGACGCTCGGCCCGGTGACTTTCAACAGCCAGACCCTGTGGGTCATCGCCGTGTCCCTGGCGCTGATCATCAGCCTGTTCCTGTTCTTCGAACGCAGCCTGTATGGCAAGGCCCTGCGTGCCACTGCAGTGAATCGCATGGGCGCACGCTTGATGGGCATCTCGCCGAACCTGGCGGGCAAGGCCACCTTCGCCCTGGCCACGTTCATCGGTGCGCTGTCGGGCATCCTCATCGCGCCCATCACCACCCTGTATTTCGACTCTGGCTTCGTCATCAGCCTCAAGGGTTTCGTCGGCGCCATCATCGGTGGTCTGGTGAGTTACCCGGCAGCCGCTCTGGGCGCGCTCGCCGTGGGCCTGATCGAGGCGTTCTCGATGTTCTGGGCCAGCACCTACAAGGAGATCATCGTCTTCACCCTGATCATCCCCTTCCTGCTCTGGCGTTCCCTCACCAGCCGTCATGTGGAGGACGATGAATGA